The DNA segment ATCCATTTATGTCTTTTATGTTATACATTTGATTAGAATAATAAATCAAAATACTATATAATAACTAATAAACTAACAATGAAAAAATTAGAAAAATTAAGAATGACCGTACTTTTATTTGCGGTATCCATTTCCATTTCTGTTATGGCACAAGAAAAATTGCCTTTTGATATGCCCGATGTCCAATTGCCTGCTTTTTCTCAGCGCATTGTTAATATTAAAGACTTCGGAGCTGTTGGCGATGGAGTGACACTTAATACCGGTGCAATACGTGATGCTATAGATAAATGTGCTGCCGATGGTGGTGGAACTGTTGTTATGCCACGTGGCTTATGGCTTACAGGCCCTATCACAATGAAGAGCAATATAAATCTGCACGCTGACAAGGGTGCATTGATAATATTTAGTAAGAACCATTCTGATTATTTCATTGGCGATAATGCACGTAATGCGGTTTCACCAATAAATGGGAACGAACTTACTAATATAGCCTTTACTGGTGAAGGTATATATGATGGAGTAGGAGATACATGGCGACCAGCAAAGAGGGACAAGTATACAGACAGTCAGTGGAAAGAAATGACTGCTACTGGTACTTTGGATAATAATGGAATATTATGGCCAAATGGTGTAGACCCACAAAAGGATCTACGTCCATATATGGTATTACTTAATAAGTGTAAAAAAGTGCTCTTTGATGGACCTACATTCCAGAATTCTCCTAAGTTTGTTATCGTTCCACGTACATGCGAAGATCTTACTATTCGTAATTGTAAGGTTCTTAATGAATGGTCTGCTCAGAATGGTGATGGCATAGATATATGCTCATGTAAGAACGTAAACATAACCAACTGTATACTCAATGTTGGTGATGACGG comes from the Xylanibacter oryzae DSM 17970 genome and includes:
- a CDS encoding glycoside hydrolase family 28 protein, which codes for MKKLEKLRMTVLLFAVSISISVMAQEKLPFDMPDVQLPAFSQRIVNIKDFGAVGDGVTLNTGAIRDAIDKCAADGGGTVVMPRGLWLTGPITMKSNINLHADKGALIIFSKNHSDYFIGDNARNAVSPINGNELTNIAFTGEGIYDGVGDTWRPAKRDKYTDSQWKEMTATGTLDNNGILWPNGVDPQKDLRPYMVLLNKCKKVLFDGPTFQNSPKFVIVPRTCEDLTIRNCKVLNEWSAQNGDGIDICSCKNVNITNCILNVGDDGICMKSSGKSIQPALQNVVITDCTVYHAHGGFVIGSNTDGGMHNIYVSNCNFMYTDVGLRFKSARDRGGLVDNIFVNGIYMKDIQNEAILFDTYYENKEIGKPEIKTVTDKTPHFCKFKIENVFCNGAKQAIRLAGLPEMPIEDVTFSNITITAKKGYTETYTNNIKQNNVKIIIE